From Macaca mulatta isolate MMU2019108-1 chromosome 3, T2T-MMU8v2.0, whole genome shotgun sequence, the proteins below share one genomic window:
- the NCF1 gene encoding neutrophil cytosol factor 1 isoform X2 — protein MFLVKWQDLSEKVVYRRFTEIYEFHKTLKEMFPIEAGAINPENRTIPHLPAPRWFDGQRAAENRQGTLTEYCSTLMSLPTKISRCPHLLDFFKVRPNDLKLPTDNQTKKPETYLLPKDGKSTAADITGPIILQTYRAIADYEKTSGSEMALAVGDVVEVVEKSESGWWFCQMKAKRGWIPASFLEPLDSPDETEDPEPNYAGEPYVAIKAYTAVEEDEVSLLEGEAVEVIHKLLDGWWVIRKDDVTGYFPSMYLQKSGQDVSQAQRQIKRGAPPRRSSIRNAHSIHQRSRKRLSQDAYRRNSVRFLQQRRRQARPGPQSPGSPLEEEPQTQRSKPQPAVPPRPSADLILNRCSESTKRKLASAV, from the exons AAAACCTTAAAAGAAATGTTCCCTATTGAGGCAGGGGCGATCAATCCAGAGAACAGGACCATCCCCCACCTTCCAG CTCCCAGGTGGTTCGACGGGCAGCGGGCCGCCGAGAACCGCCAGGGCACGCTTACTGAGTACTGCAGCACGCTTATGAGCCTGCCCACCAAGATCTCCCGCTGTCCCCACCTCCTCGACTTCTTCAAGGTGCGCCCCAACGACCTCAAGCTCCCCACAGACAACCA GACAAAAAAGCCAGAGACATACTTGCTGCCCAAAGACGGCAAGAGTACCGCGGCGG aCATCACCGGTCCCATCATCCTGCAGACGTACCGCGCCATTGCCGACTATGAGAAGACCTCAGGCTCCGAGATGGCTCTGGCCGTGGGGGACGTGGTGGAGGTCGTGGAGAAGAGCGAGAGCG GTTGGTGGTTCTGTCAGATGAAAGCAAAGCGAGGCTGGATCCCAGCATCCTTCCTCGAGCCCCTGGACAGTCCCGACGAGACGGAAGACCCTGAGCCCAACTATGCAG GCGAGCCGTACGTTGCCATCAAGGCCTACACTGCTGTGGAGGAGGACGAGGTGTCCCTGCTCGAGGGCGAAGCTGTTGAGGTCATTCACAAGCTCCTGGACGGCTGGTGGGTCATCAG GAAAGATGACGTCACAGGCTACTTCCCGTCCATGTACCTGCAAAAGTCGGGGCAAGACGTGTCCCAGGCCCAACGCCAGATCAAGCGCGGGGCGCCGCCCCGCAG GTCGTCCATCCGCAACGCGCACAGCATCCACCAGCGGTCGCGGAAGCGCCTCAGCCAGGACGCCTATCGCCGCAACAGCGTCCGTTTTCTGCAGCAGCGACGCCGCCAGGCGCGGCCGGGACCGCAGAGCCCCGGGAGCCCTCTCG AGGAGGAGCCGCAGACCCAGCGCTCTAAACCGCAGCCGGCGGTGCCCCCGCGGCCCAGCGCTGACCTCATCCTGAACCGCTGCAGCGAGAGCACCAAGCGGAAGCTGGCGTCTGCCGTCTGA